The Chryseobacterium glaciei DNA window TTTCTATATGGTGTGCCCAGCCAGCCATCGACATAAGAATACAGTTTGTAATCTTTAATATCTTTAGGCATCACCCCCATAAGGATAGAGTATTTTTCTTTTACTCTTAAAGTATCATCGCTTAAACCTTCTGAATTATCATCTACTATAGAATAGGCAGATGTAGACGTATCTTTTTGCTGAGTTTTATCCTTCAAATATTCATCTGAAGAATAATTATAGGGAATGTCTTTTATATATTTATTAGCCCCACACGAAAGGAGAAGCAACGCAACAAATATGTGTATATACCTGTTAATGAATTTCATCTGTGTTTGTGTTTTGACAAATATATAATTTTTTTTGAAATAAATAATTTAATTCTCTTTTTTTTGAAAAAATTTTTGCCATATAAAAAATACTGAATATATTTGTCGAAACACAAACGCATTGATGACAAAAAATAATCGCACATTTTTCCAAAATGTAGATTACAGAATCTACATTAGCCTTGGAATCTTGCTTCTAGTAAGCCTTTCTCTACTTTTATATCAATATACAAGACATGTCGATTGCGATGATGCAAAGTTTTTTATTCATGCTGATGAATATGTAATTAATCGTGTTGTAGAGTATCAGGATAATACAAAAGGAGCTCAAAATTGGGAGTGGGATTTTGGAGACAGCACAGCTATAGATAGAAGACAAATCACTTTTCATAAGTATTCAAAACCCGGAAATTATATTGTAAAATTAAAAATAAACGGGAACTGTATTCATGAAAAATCTCTTACAATTACAAGTATTAGTCAGGAAACAGGATATTTACCCTCTATTATTGCTCCAAATGTTGTGACCATGGGAGAAAGTATTCAGTTTGATTCCGAAAAAGAAGGTGGAGAATCTTGGGAATGGAGTTTTGGTGAAACTTCAAGAACCGATGCTTTAGGAAAAAATCCAAGCTATAAATTTAAATCTGTTGGTGAGAAAAAAATTACTCTAATCGTGAACGGAGACGTGGAACATACTGCCGTTAAAACGATTTATGTAGCTCCAAAAGCGATTAAGGCGAAGCAAAAAATAGACATTCAGTCTTATGAATTTGAAAAACAGTCCGTTGCTTTTTCATTGCCAAGAGGAGCCGCACAGAAAGATCCTTTGGTAGACATGCTTCAGTACATTCCGGTTTCTCCAAAATCTAAATCGAAAAAAGACTCAATTATCGCTGAGAAAAAAGCACCGGAAATTTCTAATGAACAATTCCAATTGCTTTTAAATCAGGTAGCAGCACAGGCAAAAACAAAAGATGATTTTAAAGATTATCTGTGTGGAAATTTCGAAATTCCTGTTGTCGTTAATGATAAAAAACTGATGCCGTTCGGGCAATTCTGCCAGAATATTATGGGCAAAAAAATCAAAATTACAGCGCTTAGACTTAATAAAGATTCCAAAAACTGTATCCAAAACATCAACGTTCAGTATAAAGTGAAAAAAATGATGCTTTGGGTGAGAGATTAATTAAAATCCTTAAACACATTCTTTAATAAAACTAACAACGTGATTAGTTAGGGAACAATACTACTATATTAAGTAAAAACACAAAATCTCATGAATCAAAATGAAATAACCTACAGTGAGGAAGTTACAAAAGCACTAAATATTGCTCAAAAAATAGGTCGAGAAAATCTTAACAAATACTTCAATGGTGCACATTTGCTTAAAGCTATGCTCAACAGAGATCTTGGTCTTTTGAAACATTTAGAAAATCTGGGAATTGATGTTTTTTACCTTGAAGAATGGGCAGAAGTAAGGATCGAAGAAAGTCCTAAATCTTCAACAAATATTTACTCTTGTGAGCCGGATGAAATCATTGATGAGATCTTTGCAGAAGCCGATTCTGTGAGAGAAATTCTGGACGAAGAGGAAATATCTTTATTTGCTGTGATGACTGCGATCAGTTCTCCGGGAGTGGCATTCAGTTTTGATCAGATGAAAACTTTTCCAACCACAAGAAATGAATTACTGAAAGATGTTAATTCATTTGGATTAAAAACCGAATCCGAACCTTCAATATCAAAAAAGACAAGTAATACTTTTATCAAAAAATACTGCATCAATAAAAATGATCAGGTAAAAAATAAAAACAAAAAAGAACTTTTAGTAGGCCGAGACACGGAAATTAATAAAATCACAGAAATTCTTTGTCGCTTCAGTAAACAAAATGTCTTGATAATTGGTGATCATGGCGTTGGGAAAACCGCTTTAATAGAGGGTTTTATTCAAAAAAATATTGCAAAACAAATTCCGGATGTGCTTTCCGGTCTCCAAATTTTTGAGCTGGATATGGGAGGTTTAGTTGCCGGAGCTTCTTATAAAGGCGAAATCGAAGACAGAATTAAAAGTATCGCTCAGGAACTTAAAGCTTTCCCTAAATCTGTTTTAATTATTGAAGAATTTCATTCGCTTTTTGGAAATCAAGGCTCAGATTCAGGGATTGTCAATCTTTTGAAAAGTGAAATATCCAATGGTTTGACAATCATTGCCACCTCAACTATCGAAGAATACACGAAAAAAATAGAAAAAGAACAAGGTCTCGCAGGAATGTTTGAACTTCTAAAACTGGAAGAAACAGAGGATGAAACCCATCTGAGAATGTTGAAACAGACGTTAGAAGATTATCAGATTCACCACAAAATTAAGGTAGATGACGAAACCATGAAGGAAGCCATTCGTCTCTCCAAGCGATATATGAAAGAAAAAAGCCTTCCCGCTTCTGCGATTGACTTAATCGATCATACAATGTCTGTGTTGA harbors:
- a CDS encoding PKD domain-containing protein, translating into MTKNNRTFFQNVDYRIYISLGILLLVSLSLLLYQYTRHVDCDDAKFFIHADEYVINRVVEYQDNTKGAQNWEWDFGDSTAIDRRQITFHKYSKPGNYIVKLKINGNCIHEKSLTITSISQETGYLPSIIAPNVVTMGESIQFDSEKEGGESWEWSFGETSRTDALGKNPSYKFKSVGEKKITLIVNGDVEHTAVKTIYVAPKAIKAKQKIDIQSYEFEKQSVAFSLPRGAAQKDPLVDMLQYIPVSPKSKSKKDSIIAEKKAPEISNEQFQLLLNQVAAQAKTKDDFKDYLCGNFEIPVVVNDKKLMPFGQFCQNIMGKKIKITALRLNKDSKNCIQNINVQYKVKKMMLWVRD